One Salmo salar chromosome ssa01, Ssal_v3.1, whole genome shotgun sequence DNA window includes the following coding sequences:
- the LOC106566934 gene encoding mitochondrial fission process protein 1: MDQIQEKPSKEVDIYRDTWVRFLGYANEVGEAFRALVPVSAVWATYAVATVYVSADAVDKGKKAAVEHGDNPGKTTKVAVAVVDTFVWQALASVAIPGFTINRVCAASLYLLGRTTRLPLSVRKWTTTAIGLSTIPFIIHPIDRGVDFLLDSSLRKVYGQSAGGRHD, translated from the exons ATGGATCAAATTCAAGAAAAACCAAGCAAGGAGGTCGACATTTATCGTGACACATGGGTCCGCTTCTTAG GCTATGCCAACGAGGTGGGAGAGGCCTTCCGTGCCCTGGTGCCAGTGAGTGCTGTATGGGCCACATATGCAGTTGCCACCGTGTATGTTTCCGCTGATGCTGTGGACAAGGGGAAGAAGGCTGCCGTG GAGCATGGTGACAACCCAGGGAAGACAACCAAGGTGGCTGTAGCAGTGGTGGACACGTTTGTATGGCAGGCCCTGGCCTCGGTCGCTATCCCAGGCTTCACCATCAACCGTGTGTGTgctgcctctctctacctcctgggCAGAACCACGCGCCTGCCCCTCTCCGTACGCAAGTGGACCACCACGGCCATTGgcctctccaccatccccttcATCATCCACCCCATCGACAG GGGAGTGGACTTCCTGCTGGACTCCAGCCTGCGTAAGGTCTACGGTCAATCTGCAGGAGGGAGGCATGACTAA